The stretch of DNA AACACTAAAACTAAACCGAAACTATatagtatatatatatatatatatataattcatataattcaaatagTTCAAATATACATTCCTGAATTTGAAGGACGATTAACATTTCTAATTGCATTAgatatattatttaaaaatttatcaccataattatcaccatcatgatttttcaaatttaaaaattgaattaatatataacaaatattaataattgtttcattatcaaaaatttcataaCCTGGTGAACCTTcacaattcaaaaataatataatgatattaatattattaaataaatctAATTGAGATGTAATTGATGCCGTAATTCCACTAAAACTATGAGGTGGAGCCAAATCAGGAATTTGATCTAAAATGGAAAAACCATGGGTGTTTGTTggattgattttattgatgattaatttattgatggtttcactattattatttagtTGACAAGGAGTTAAAACAATccaatttaaattattaatccATTCATTTAATGTGAtggaaatttttcttgataataaattataaagtTTTGTATTCATAAATCTTGGGAAAGTTATAATTGCCACCCcattggaattggaattggaatcCTCGTCGATATCGACATCCCCATCCTCATCCTCATTGTTGCTATACATAATAGGAATGGTTAATTCAGGATAAAAtctattatttaaattttctCGTTTATTAACCGTCCGATACAATTGATCACCATAATTATAATCCATATCAGtattatgattattatcatttgtATTGCCATTCCCATGTACAATTTCAGCTTGAATTTCTCGTTcttttctaattcttctattagtagtaatattatttgaagaatCATGAAGATATAAATCAGGAAATTCAATACTAATTgatccaattgatttaacaagtcctaatttaattaattcagtttgtattattgaaagattTGGTGGAAGtataattattgatttaatctTATTGGCAGTACCACTAGCATTAGCATTAGTACTAGTAAccatattattatcattcaattcaatgGTTATAGTTGGTTGATAATCTTGATTTCCCACCATTCGcaattgtttataatattcatcttcatcagattcatcttcatcagtCAATATATGACGAGAAATTCTTGGATCAGTAATTGGCAtcttctaaaaaaaaaatgaataaaaattgaatgaatgttagtttttataataataatttgtgtgcaaaaaaaaaaatgaaagaaagaaagaggaTGATAGTAGTTATTAATGATACTTACTATTGTTGTGTAATTgttataattgataattagtaaaagataataataaaaaggaaaagaagaagaagaagaagaaaaggaagaaagGGAAAGGGTCTTGTGTTTTGGGAGTTTGCCCCCCCCCCTTGAATTTTGAGTTCGGTATTTatagaattttttttttttcattcattcgGCACTTTGCTTTTCCCTCGCGCTCTGCTCTGCTCTGTTCTGCTCTGCTTTCTGTTCTGCtctataaatttttaattttcatctttccacccacaacaacaataacaacaataacaaagagaaaataGAATTGTGTGTTGGATCTGGTGATAGTTTTTAAATTACTTTTAAATTTAGTTTATTGATCACTTTTATGAGAGAATTAGTAGCTAAAGTAGAAGAAGTAGGAAATAGAAATTAGGGATTAGGGATTAGGGATTAGggattaattaatttccgaaagtattaattaattaattaattattatctgttgttgttggtgttgtgTATTCAACTTAAATTTAGGGATTAGCTAAATATGCATAGAACATatataattcatttattagCGAATCGAATCGAATCGAATGGAATcgaataataatattaatattaataataataataataataattttttagtTAGTCAGTTAATGCATGTATTCATACACCTAAAAAGTTTTGTCATATTTGgcattgatttgaattcacCATTCCCCCCCTCCCCtgaaatgaattgaaattgacaTTGAGGCGTATAATAATTTCCTCCGCCTCGACCTtcccaacaacaacaacaaatcagtcaatcaattaattaatatatcCGATTTAATCCCCCCCCCTTGGAAATTTTAAGGGTACTATAAGAAATGTGTAACTTCATGATTAAGTCCTATAAAGACAGGGGAGGGGGGAAGGGGTCAAATCAAAGTCATGTGACATGGCCCCAATTCGCATCAAGTATTTATATaggtttatttttattgtttaattcaattaagaaaaatcaacatGTTTAATTGAATAGGGGGGTTAATAAGTCAGtgaattttggaattttgGAATTAGGGTGAATTAGGGTGAATACATTGTTGTAGTACATACTTACTTTGCAGcttaattgattgttgattgatttaaatcatacgattcaattcaattcgattcttttttttttgtctcgTTCAATTGGTTTCACCCTTTGTTGCGTAAACGAaggaaaatatttttcttcttcttcttcttcttttatttcttcttcttacCGCAACTTTAATCATTCTACAAGAGGGGATATACATATAACAAACTTCTTATAGTATTCAATACTTACTTCCTTACTCCTATCCTCGTATCCACTTACCAATTAATCAcctaaattgaaaaaaaatgctgctgctgttgttgttattatcaCGTACAATCAAACACAATTCCATACCAATTAAAAAACCTTTATTTACATTTACACCAACATCCACATCCACATCCAGatctatttctatttctacTTCTTCTACTTGTAATATCATCCGTTATTATCATTCTCAAGATCatataaatattaatactattgataataataataaaattgatgatcaaatattaactacagcaattaaatatattccTGAATATGGGTTTCAATCTCAATGTATTACTAAAGCcattaaagaattgaaatatcCTGATTCAATGAATTCTCTTTTcacatttaaaaaaagtgaATCTAATCAATCATTGGAATTGCAATTAATGATTCATTGGTTAAAATTACAACGGtataatttagaaaaatatattgaaaaaaatccaaCCCCaggtagtagtagtagtagtagtaccCTGTATGAGGATagattaattgaattaattaatgttCGATTATCTTATAATAAACCgattttaaatcaattaaaaactACGGGAATCAGTCAATTAATCTTACCTTATAATTTAACTCAAGgattaaatgaattatatttattaagTGATGATTTAGCTTTTTATCTGGGAGATGAATCTAATGATTTTAGTTGGTATAGTAAACGATTAAGTATTGCTTCAATTTATGTTAGCTCAGAATTATTTATGTTGAATGATAATACaaaagattttgaattgacTCAACGGTTTATAAAACAAAGAGTttatgatttgaaaaaattaagtgatggttataataatattgaacaaTGGTTGGGATTTAATGGTAttagttttattaatttaattaaatctcAATTAACCAGAGGTTAAACTTAGAAGTTATTAAATAGAAGTTGTTGTACACAATAAACAagcaaacaaataaacaaataaacaaataaaccTATTAAATATACttatatacatatacatatacatatatatatatatatatatcttttTGATGGTTCTTATTGTTTAGTTATTATCATTTCAATTTGCattcttttctctttcaatGTTTTAGTTTGAATCagtaattgttgtttaattCCACGAATAATTTTATCTTGTTCCTTAATTTTAGTTTCAATAGATTCAATTTCACgttcaataaattcaacTCTTTTTACAACATTTAAATAAGCTTCATCATGATCTTGTGGTAATAAAACTGGtccaattaatttataaattctATAACCTTGTTCATCACCTTCAAATTGTTCTCTAGTATCTTCTTCTGTgggttgttgatttaattcatcaaattcttgtttaaCAATTAAACTCTCTTGATATTGAGTTTCTAATTGAGTTCTGAATGATACTAATTGATTGGATTTAATTTGATGTTGTGAATATTGAAGTGATAAAAGGTCAAGTTTCCGTTTAAGCAATTTAAATTCTTCAAGTTGTTCACGTGGtgttgatggtggtggtggttgatGAATATTAATCGAATTAATCGACATTATTTAAGGAATGAAGGAATAAagtctttcttttttaaaattgaaattaaagaaaaagaaaaagaaaaagaaaaaaagtaataacTATATTGGAAAGGAAAGGAAAGGAAAGATTTATGAATcggtatatatatatatatatataattagAAACAAAGTTTAAGGGATCgggtgaagaagaagaaaacaaaaaaaaaatcaatcgattcaataatttagtCGTGTCAAATTGctc from Candida albicans SC5314 chromosome R, complete sequence encodes:
- the YKE2 gene encoding tubulin-binding prefolding complex subunit (Possible heterohexameric Gim/prefoldin protein complex subunit; role in folding alpha-tubulin, beta-tubulin, and actin; transcript induced by yeast-to-hypha switch; regulated by Nrg1, Tup1; Spider and flow model biofilm induced), coding for MSINSINIHQPPPPSTPREQLEEFKLLKRKLDLLSLQYSQHQIKSNQLVSFRTQLETQYQESLIVKQEFDELNQQPTEEDTREQFEGDEQGYRIYKLIGPVLLPQDHDEAYLNVVKRVEFIEREIESIETKIKEQDKIIRGIKQQLSIQTKTLKEKRMQIEMIITKQ
- a CDS encoding uncharacterized protein (Ortholog of S. cerevisiae Pba1 that is involved in 20S proteasome assembly; upregulated in a cyr1 null mutant; contains a 5' UTR intron), which codes for MKKKKFYKYRTQNSRGGGKLPKHKTLSLSSFSSSSSSFPFYYYLLLIINYNNYTTIMPITDPRISRHILTDEDESDEDEYYKQLRMVGNQDYQPTITIELNDNNMVTSTNANASGTANKIKSIIILPPNLSIIQTELIKLGLVKSIGSISIEFPDLYLHDSSNNITTNRRIRKEREIQAEIVHGNGNTNDNNHNTDMDYNYGDQLYRTVNKRENLNNRFYPELTIPIMYSNNEDEDGDVDIDEDSNSNSNGVAIITFPRFMNTKLYNLLSRKISITLNEWINNLNWIVLTPCQLNNNSETINKLIINKINPTNTHGFSILDQIPDLAPPHSFSGITASITSQLDLFNNINIIILFLNCEGSPGYEIFDNETIINICYILIQFLNLKNHDGDNYGDKFLNNISNAIRNVNRPSNSGMYI
- a CDS encoding ubiquinone biosynthesis protein (Ortholog(s) have role in ubiquinone-6 biosynthetic process and mitochondrial inner membrane localization); translation: MSSSLLLLSRTIKHNSIPIKKPLFTFTPTSTSTSRSISISTSSTCNIIRYYHSQDHININTIDNNNKIDDQILTTAIKYIPEYGFQSQCITKAIKELKYPDSMNSLFTFKKSESNQSLELQLMIHWLKLQRYNLEKYIEKNPTPGSSSSSSTSYEDRLIELINVRLSYNKPILNQLKTTGISQLILPYNLTQGLNELYLLSDDLAFYSGDESNDFSWYSKRLSIASIYVSSELFMLNDNTKDFELTQRFIKQRVYDLKKLSDGYNNIEQWLGFNGISFINLIKSQLTRG